CGAATGCGCTGAAGAAGTCGGCCTTCTCGGCGGTTGAGCCCGGGAGTTGAATCCCACACAAACACCTCACCTTTGGCCGTGCCACACATAATGCGTGTATTCTGTAGACCAATACAGATGTATGAAATGCGATGCTGGTCATGCAGCAGAGTAAATTGGGGCTCAAATACAACTTCCTCATTGTCGCTGGACTCAAGGCAACTAAACAGGCTACGGTCATCCCTTCTGTCCGTAAAAACGAGTGCGACCCCATCTGCGGCAGCAGTAACGAAAAACGATCCATCACTTGCCACTGCACAAGCCGTGACAGTAACTGCATGCGAGCCGTTCAGGgttgctgctcctgcacCGGTCTGGTTGTGGTGGTCCAAATACGCCGACTGCTCCTCGCGCTCTCCAACCGACCACGACCTAACAGTTCCGTCGAGAGAAACTGTGTAAAGGTTAAGGGGATTTTGGGGATGAAAGTGGATGGTGGTGACAGCTCGTCTGtggccgttgagtgagcaaAGCACGGTCCCCCTAATCCCAGCATATGTGATGAGTACGCTCCCTCGTTCGTCTGCAGAGGCCATCCACTTTGCATCAGGAGAAAAAGCCAGGGCAGTTATTGGAACACCAGCGTGAAGGGAAAAACGGGCGCCACAAGTCGCAGATGCATAATCGTACAGGCATATGTCTCCATTGCATAGAGCTGCTGCACACGTCACAACCATCGATGGAACAAAAGCAAGTGCACGCACGGGGCTCCAAGTCTCTAAAACACAGTGGCTGTACGGTGGTGTGGTGTACCGCTTCGTGCGCACCCCCTTGCCGCTGCTTTGCTCACGGTTGGATGACTTCACAACTATTCCTTCCTCGGACACCGTGGCCTCATCATGACGCTGCTGTACATCAATAAAGTACACCTTGCCTTCCCATGATCCTGTTGCGAGTATAGCACCTGAAATGTGATATGCTACAGAAGAAATAGGTGCTTTATGATGCTGCAGCAGCTCCGTAGGAACAAGGCTTGACCGAGTGCTGGCCTCGGCGGTACTGCCTACAACAGGCCAAAATGCGCACGCGCAATCATTACTACCGGAGCACACAACATTGCTTACCGGATGGCAGGAAAGAGAGGACACACGGCGTCGGTGGAAATTTTCACTTTGCTGTAGCATCCTACCATCCTCACTATTCCACACCCGCACAACACCGGTACCACTGCCTGTAACAAGAATGTGTGGCCTATTTGTCAGGAACGTAACGGCGGTAACGGTATCGCTATGCTTCAGGGAGGCAGTTATCTGATCAAGCgaggtatgtggcatcacatatGTGTTCATATCATCTCCACCACCAGCCATGAACTCACCGTCACTGTTAATTGAAAAACACTTCACTGGATCTATGGAAGGAAACATAACAAGCCGCCCCTCTTCGATGTGCCGAGTGTTGTTAATCCACTTAACCCAAGCACTTCCCTTGCTACCGCCACATCCTTTGCTGCCGTCGCACACGCTATGAGAGAGGCCGTAAAAGATCATCGTGCTGCGCGCGTTATTCCTGATACACTGTCGGAGGTGAAAAGGCCGACATACAAGAACGTGATACTTCCGCTGTATGAAATCAACTACGGGATCCAACTTCCGTGCGTGAGGGGTGGCCAAAAGTGTTGACTGAGAAAGTATGCTGAGTAACCTCTGGAGATAACCAGCGCTCACGACAAGATTCTCCAATAATGGAACGTATAACAGCAGCGCAATGAGAACATCGTACTCTTTTGCGCGCTTCGCAAGGTGTAGTATTGTGAGGAGCTCTCCTGCAGTGTAGCGCCGCGGATCGAAGGCGAGTTCCCCTCCTGAATCACGCTTGATGCCGTCCACAATCGACTGAATGCTGCAACGCAGTTCATACCTTGAAGCTTGTAGTGAAAGTGACTTGTAATACAACTCCGACACAAGCATATTTAAGCAGGCATCTACCACATCCGAAGCACGAGATAAGTATCGTTTTGCAATAGATGAGGCAAAAGAGGTGCTGGTTACCGTTATCCGCCGATGCCTTATACGAAGGCACGTGCCGCtcagcaaaacaacaaggcGGGAAGCACTGGCTACATTTGAGACTAGACGATAAAGTGAAAACTCATTGAGCCCTCCAACATCACTAGCGATGTAAAGCGACACTAAAACAGCACGGCAGGTGTCTTTTCCGAAACGCTCCTCCAACCGCTCATATGTTGCCACTTGCAGCTGTGCGAGGGTCGAGGGTAACTGAGTGATATCATTTGTAAGTGTGTCGAACGTGCTGAAAAGGCGGAGATACATTATTGCGTACGTCAGATAAGATGCATGACTGGCGTCGGCTTTGCGTAACAGTAGCCTTAACTGATTACTGTGGAAAGACTCCTGCAGTCGCTTTCCGGACGATGCCAGATGCTTTCTTACAAGTTCAGCCCCCTCCGCCACAGTCAAGTGAGGAAGCGTGACACAAAACGGAGGCGGTACTCGGAGTGCAAAAGCGTTCGAAAATGGGTTGTTTCCTGTTGTTAGGGTAACTACGAAACGAATTCCTCCTATCGGTTCCGGAGGTATGATCCAGCTAAGGCTCTGGAGCATCTCCGGAGCATGAGAAGACCTGTTCATACCGTCCAGAATGACACATACATCCCGCTTCTTACCGGCTGCTTCATACACACGAGGAAGGAGCTGAATGAGAGTTGTCACAGAATCAGTTTCTTGGACACGGAAGTCTTCTTGCAACCCAAGGCCGTAGAtcagagagaaggaaatataATATGCCAAATGCTGGAGGCTTCCGTCACCAGCCTGACATGCAAAGTGGGTTACAAGAAAGCTGGTGAGGTCCATTTTCCTCAAGTACATCGCGAGTGCCGCCGCAACAGTTGAAGTGCCATCCCCCTCTTGGGCCTGTATCACAAGTACGTTACTTCTGTCCCTGGTTTCGTTAGCCAAAGGGCTTCCTCCCCATGCAGACATCTCGGTAATAGCGGGTGGAACTATGCTTTCGTGTTCACCGCCACTTGAGAAGCGGCCCGTACAAGCGAAGCGCACAAGCACCCCCATGAGCTCCTGCGGCGGAACTAATTTTTTTAGCAGAGACGATGAAAAGGACAGTTGATTCATGCATTCCCTCGAATAAAGCGTATTACTATGATAACTGCCCCTCTCGGACAAGCAGTTGTTCTCTCCGTCACCACGACATTGTTTTcgttctccccctttttcgcACACGTCACCACTAAAGTTTAGCGGAAGGTTCATATGCCGCAATATAATGGATTTTAGTGCAACAAACGCCTTTCGAGAAAAGTCCGCCATATCGAGTGGGCACTCTTCAATCGATGACGATAACATCCCGGAGGAACCTATTGATATGTTGCCAATAGCCGTGCGGGGAGCTGTCAAAGAGGAATGCGAGAAACGGTCCCCCAAGGAAGCTTGCTTGTATGTTGCAGTATAGGGAATAACGGGGGCCCCTTGTTCTTCGAGATACTTAGTGAGTCTTTCAATAGAGGCGGCTGCTGTTGGCGTGTCGGGCGCGTACGCACGTTTGTGTTTGGGTGGTAATGACTTCACTAACGCCGCGTTGTCACGGACAAGAAACGCCATGGTGTGCAGTTTGTTCCCTTTGGTTCGCCGGTTGGCTGCAAATATTGCATGGCGCATCTCCATCTCTGTCACTGACATACAATTCGTGTTTCCTTCCTGCTGAAGTGTCTGAATCCAAGCGAAATCAGTAGAGTCCACGTCGTCATCCACAGTGTGAAACAGCGTGGGTGGACGGTATCCATATCGCGATCCCAGTACACCGAGGAAAAAAGGTGCGCACCGAGAAACCTCGTTTAAACAAACTGATGGAGAGAGGTTTGCGCGAGTAGAGTCCTCAGTGATGCCCCACCGAAGATCTACTTCAATAATGTTTATGTGAAGATTATTTTCCGCAGCCCAGCGGCGGAGCTGCGGGAACACGTCCAGCACGAGGGTATTTCGCTCGTTTTCCATGTCAAGGAAAGTAGAAGACAGAAAGAAACGGAAGTTTTTGTACCTGGATTGAAGACTACGCGGGGGAATTGAATAGTCCGAACAAACTGAATCCACCTTTTCCGCTGCAGATGAAAGTAACGTTGCACCGGGCGCCGAATCAGTTGGTGTACTGCCAGAGAATTCGCCGGACGCTCCCTTCACCAGGCCCTCAGTTGATTTGTTAGATCGCTCCTTTTCTATTCCCTGTACTTCACGCAGTACACGCAAATCACTTTCAAATTTACACCTTCCAGCCCGAACTGTCGTCACGTTAACATCGTACACCTGATCTATACGCTCAACATAACGCCGGGGGCCACAAGATACACCCTCCGCCACAACACGGAGGGCAGCGGCAGAAAATCCAGTCAGAAGAAAGTCGTTCTTGTGCTGGTAGCGTAATCCGGTCCTTCGGTCGGCGTTTTTGCTCCCCGAAACCTTTAAGGCGACAAAAAGCAAGTTTTCGTTGCATGTTCGGCGAAGACGCTCCAGGTACACGGGTAAATCACCTAGTGAAGGTGTGTGGTTTTCACCCGAGTAGCAGCTGTGCACACAGTCCATCACGATTAGCGCTTGCAGGTTTACCCGTTTCTCAATAAGTTCATCGAGATACAAATAGGGGAAGTTGAAAATGCGGCTCCTATGGGAGTCTTCCAAGTCTCGACTGAGTTCTGCCATTACCTCTAAATCCCTCTGCTGCAGGAGAGTGCGACATATATCACATACATTTTCCACACAGCTTAAGATACCGTTTTCACGACGTATTTCCGAGTCGACAATCCGGAACTCACCGCGACACAACAATATAATGGAGCAATCCTCGCACGCGTAATAAAACGAAACGGCCAGTTGAACGCCATTTTTCAAATCTTGAATTCTAGCGGGCAAATCGTAACGGGTAATATTCAGTATTACAAGGGAGCGCCCACTGATTGGTATTATGTTCAGTCGCGCTGAAATTTCTGCCGCTTGCTGCATGGCGCCTCTATAcatctttttcactttttccacttcttccaAAGAAGGAAGTTTGCCGATGCGCTTGCCGACTCGCTTCTTGATGATTTTTGGCAGAGGAGATCCGGGAGGTTTTACGCTTATCATAGCCTTACCAGAAAACTTATCCAGCGCATCCTCAGGGTCGAAGTCAAGGGCTTCATAGGCACTCATGAACCTGTGGGGGAACTGTCGTGAGTTGAACACATGTTCCTCTGAAGAAAACAGCTGCAACAAACTGTCATGTGTTGTTGGGTTGCAGCCACACAAAACAATGTTACGAAGGTTGCGCATGGCCGCCATAAATGGTAGACACTTTCTGGCCACCAAGTCATCCCACACTGCAGCTGTGTTACCCTCGCGTGATGTCCTCCGTTCCCACGTTTCAGGAGTTGGGAGGCGCATCCGCTGACCACATAAAGCAGAATTAAATGCGCGTATGCCACCTTCATCAAGACCGCGTTGAACAAATTCGTCCACAGTGTTGGGGTACCGCTTGCCAAGAAGGCAGTTAATAGCATAAACCGGGTGAGACAGATGCAGGTGCCGAATGAGGTGCTTGAAAGTCAACCGCGAGGGGATAGTTACTTGTCGAGCCTCCGTATGACCATCCTCGCTCCTAGAAACATATTCATCACATGATGTCGTTTGATTACGCCCCGACCGCTTCGTTGCGCGTTCGGTGTTGTACTTCGCGAGGGAGAATTCATCAAACATGGTGAACGTTACGGCTAGTGCATCCCGCAGTGCGTTAGGGATGCCTTTGATCGCTTGAGCACAACAGCATTCAGCAGTGCCAGTTGTGGCAGTAACGGACTCGCCTCCGTCACGGGCAAGTAAATATAGGTGTGGCTTTGAATATGCAATGTTTGCAATGTTCAACCAATCAGAAGGTAAAAGAATAATGCGTTTCATGTAGCAAGCAAGAAATGGCTGGCACCTCCGCTCGTACGCACACAGTGCTACAAGAAAAGCCGCTGTAAGGCGTATACTCAAGTCACGTCGAACGTAAAGAGCGAGTTTGAGAACGAACTCGCCATCTTCTGCGCTGATGGAGTGCACCAGGGTTGCAATTCGCGCTGCATCTCGGCTTCGATCTAAACTTGCAGCGTTCTCCGGATCCGGAGCTGAAAAAACTACCTCGCTCATGAGAGCAGCGCACACTAAACTAATCAATTCATCCTTCTCCAGCACCATATTTTCGGTACTAGATGCTGACATGGGGGATACCATAAAGGTGCTACCACCGCCGTTCACCTGTGTTTCCTGAGCATGAAAAGTAGTACCAGTGAAGCTGGTCATCGCCTACACAGTTCGGAATACCTCCACaaaacttcttttcttcaccttttacgcctttatttatttatttatttatccgccgtctccccctttccttctgccCCGCACCTTATCACTCCAAGTTTCACTTGTGCGTATGTGCTGAAGAGGTAGTCCTTCAGGACGTACTGCCTCCGCTactattatatatatatatatatatatatacgttccTCTCGAGTAACTAATTTGAGATGCCGCAGCTgaggttgaaaaaaaaataataataacccaATAATTAACCAGACACAAAACACATGAGACTCACTACCATGGCAAGTGGTCCTCACTTGATGCCAAGTGAACAAAGATGAAACGAAACTGCCGCCCCGAGTATTAGTCAAAACTTTGTGAAGACtggagaaaaatgaaaacatctTCACCATTTACTTCAAAACTTAAGACAAAGCTGTCCGAACGGGGAACGCAGGGTTCGCTACCCTTCACTGCGCCGCAGATGCTTCAATAACAGCAAGATTCTGGTTGGCATCAATACAGCATCTCACTATACCCCTTTTAtcgttccttttcctcgAAAACGCACACATTCCCTCatcgcccccctcccccatccTGAactcacatacacacacaaaggcaAAGAGAcgaacacacacaagcacattaaaaaaaaaaactcaaacaaAATTCCTAACAAACTCCTTCATGAGCATATTCAACCTTCTCCACATTTCCTACGTGGTACCTCACAACGGAGCGGGCGTTGGCTTAAACCCCAACGGCAAGCGACCTGTCTCCTCTGTGTTCCAATCCATACGACGCGGGGGCGCACGATCACCCCAAAAGTATATAACTGCACCCTTCCACGTGAACATCCAAATAAACGTAAAAAGTGTGGGTGTCGCGATAAGATACTCACGGCGCATAGCCACCGCGCGGTTCATCATCCACTTGATGTCCAATAGTCGTAGAAACTTAAGGGAGTCATTCAGTGGACCAAAAAATCCCCTGCACTGATCGGCTGGGGGAATTTCTTCAAGTTTGGGCCGAACAAACAACTCCCCGCCGCTATGACGGACAGGTGTGCGTCGGATGAGCGCGGCACTGCTACGGCGAAGCATGTTGCCTTTGGTTCTGCTGGaagtgttttgtgtttgaccgtttccttttatggaggattatatatatataagtgaTAGTAGTAGTGATGGGAAAGGTGTGAAAGTCGAGAGAACATACAACACCGAAGCATGGGAAAATAATTTACAGGAGCGACAACAAGTGATAATGAGAACGATAATGAATAAAGGgataccccccccccaaagcCTGTGAATGCAGTATGCATGCGCAGAATCGCAAGACACTATACTTACTCGGACGACCTGGCTCtccaaatgaaaagaaaaaaaagaagaaacaaaggccGTATCAACCCCCTATTTCAACGAGTGCACGCCACCTGCACcgaaagaataaataatcaaagcgaacaaaacaaaaaagggaagcggGGGCACCAGTTCATACGTTCATAAACCCATACTCGCCAAGTTTGCCTCTCTCAAGCAGCAAAGGATGCTTTGAGCAGTAATgcggggaagaaaaacacgAGCCCCGCGCCCCGCCACTCCCGAGAACATGTTGGAAACACATAATTTTTGCTGCTGATCTTTGGTGAGAAGCACAATAGATGGCGCACATCCCCTCATGTCCTGAAAGAGCAGCTCACCCATGAGCGCGGCGGAAAGTAAATCACCGGACTCAATGCGTGTTGCGGCGTACAAAGTGAAAATATCCGACAATGCATTTAGGCGGGAAAGTTGAAAGAAAATGTGGCCGGGGCGTGAGGTGTGAGGAATAAAAACCTCATGCACACATACTATGGCGCATGCCACGcgggaaaaaaatagaataCTCTCTTCACTGGTTAGGAGTTGAATGAGAACATCCTCAAGACTTAGCTCAATGTTAGCGACGTCaagcatcagcacaacacgcGGTTTCATTGCTGTTTCCTCACGAGGGTCATCAGCAGATGAGCAAGGCAACGACTTGCAGAGCCGCCGCATTTCCCCAGCATTATAAATGGAAAAATTAGACTGAGTGTAGCCACTGGAGGCGTGTAACCAACTCATGTGTCTCGTCATCTCTTGTGGGTCCATCCATGGTTGCATATGGCGCTTGATATCACCTTCTGCAGAGGAGCCGCATGAACATATGGGGCATTGGTAAAGAGGCACATTAATGTCAATGGTGCCTGTCGATCCAAATGGCCGGTTTAGCAGCGCATTCATATGAGGTGAGAAATATGTGACAGTTTTTCTAACACCAGGAGTACGCTGGTGAGATTTGCAGAATCCTTCTGGCTTGACATATTCGGCAGCATTGTGCCTACCACTTGCCGTGACGGAACCTACTGGTGAGGCGTCAGTAACAGCGCCTGAAACCTTATCGTGCCGCAGGCTTCGAGCAAGCGGGAAGATGAACCGACTAAGGTCGCTCTGCAGTGACGTTGAGGAACGCAATGTCATTATGCCTGCAGCGGATGCAGCAGAGCAAACGCCACGATAACAACCTCGGCACAAATTTATTCTACGTTGCTTCTAGCCTTCGTTACCACGAACAAATAGAAGGAAATTCACCCAAGAACAGAGCGGAGGCCATTGTCGCTTCCCCCGTCTTTGACACTTAAGATAttacaatgatgataataataataaagaacaGTCATATGATGAGTCCATTTGTATTTGCGCACGCATATGTACATgtgcatatttatttatatgtatttatatatgtatggtGGGGTACACATCTGAAGCCGCTAACTCTCACAATAAAGCCAAACAAATCACATACCAACACTCTTAGctatgaaggaaaaaattccCCTACGTTGCATATGTTTTGTTCCATGTTGTCTTAATTATTACTAGTGGAGTCCACTAGATgcgaaatgacaaaacacgTGAAAGACAGGTGTAAACAAGCTCCTTTCAGTCTGCACGCATCCCCACCACCGTTTTGAAAGCAGGTGAATGGGAACCCCGTTAGGTTGCGTGTGCCGAAATCTTGAGCAATACAAACAACTAAGGTAGAAAAGAATGTGACGCGAACAATAagtttccaaaaaaaaaaaatgcaatacGTACCGCTATTTAGTCTACGACCGCACATATACCTGCAGAAGCAGGCGTACAAGTATCCAagcgaaggaaaataaaaaaagaaatgcgaTGGACCCATTACTATTCgcatcaacaaaaaatatatatatatcagcTGGCGGTGActcagcaaaaaaaaaaagaattaaggaaaat
This sequence is a window from Trypanosoma brucei gambiense DAL972 chromosome 7, complete sequence. Protein-coding genes within it:
- a CDS encoding telomerase-associated protein, putative; protein product: MTSFTGTTFHAQETQVNGGGSTFMVSPMSASSTENMVLEKDELISLVCAALMSEVVFSAPDPENAASLDRSRDAARIATLVHSISAEDGEFVLKLALYVRRDLSIRLTAAFLVALCAYERRCQPFLACYMKRIILLPSDWLNIANIAYSKPHLYLLARDGGESVTATTGTAECCCAQAIKGIPNALRDALAVTFTMFDEFSLAKYNTERATKRSGRNQTTSCDEYVSRSEDGHTEARQVTIPSRLTFKHLIRHLHLSHPVYAINCLLGKRYPNTVDEFVQRGLDEGGIRAFNSALCGQRMRLPTPETWERRTSREGNTAAVWDDLVARKCLPFMAAMRNLRNIVLCGCNPTTHDSLLQLFSSEEHVFNSRQFPHRFMSAYEALDFDPEDALDKFSGKAMISVKPPGSPLPKIIKKRVGKRIGKLPSLEEVEKVKKMYRGAMQQAAEISARLNIIPISGRSLVILNITRYDLPARIQDLKNGVQLAVSFYYACEDCSIILLCRGEFRIVDSEIRRENGILSCVENVCDICRTLLQQRDLEVMAELSRDLEDSHRSRIFNFPYLYLDELIEKRVNLQALIVMDCVHSCYSGENHTPSLGDLPVYLERLRRTCNENLLFVALKVSGSKNADRRTGLRYQHKNDFLLTGFSAAALRVVAEGVSCGPRRYVERIDQVYDVNVTTVRAGRCKFESDLRVLREVQGIEKERSNKSTEGLVKGASGEFSGSTPTDSAPGATLLSSAAEKVDSVCSDYSIPPRSLQSRYKNFRFFLSSTFLDMENERNTLVLDVFPQLRRWAAENNLHINIIEVDLRWGITEDSTRANLSPSVCLNEVSRCAPFFLGVLGSRYGYRPPTLFHTVDDDVDSTDFAWIQTLQQEGNTNCMSVTEMEMRHAIFAANRRTKGNKLHTMAFLVRDNAALVKSLPPKHKRAYAPDTPTAAASIERLTKYLEEQGAPVIPYTATYKQASLGDRFSHSSLTAPRTAIGNISIGSSGMLSSSIEECPLDMADFSRKAFVALKSIILRHMNLPLNFSGDVCEKGGERKQCRGDGENNCLSERGSYHSNTLYSRECMNQLSFSSSLLKKLVPPQELMGVLVRFACTGRFSSGGEHESIVPPAITEMSAWGGSPLANETRDRSNVLVIQAQEGDGTSTVAAALAMYLRKMDLTSFLVTHFACQAGDGSLQHLAYYISFSLIYGLGLQEDFRVQETDSVTTLIQLLPRVYEAAGKKRDVCVILDGMNRSSHAPEMLQSLSWIIPPEPIGGIRFVVTLTTGNNPFSNAFALRVPPPFCVTLPHLTVAEGAELVRKHLASSGKRLQESFHSNQLRLLLRKADASHASYLTYAIMYLRLFSTFDTLTNDITQLPSTLAQLQVATYERLEERFGKDTCRAVLVSLYIASDVGGLNEFSLYRLVSNVASASRLVVLLSGTCLRIRHRRITVTSTSFASSIAKRYLSRASDVVDACLNMLVSELYYKSLSLQASRYELRCSIQSIVDGIKRDSGGELAFDPRRYTAGELLTILHLAKRAKEYDVLIALLLYVPLLENLVVSAGYLQRLLSILSQSTLLATPHARKLDPVVDFIQRKYHVLVCRPFHLRQCIRNNARSTMIFYGLSHSVCDGSKGCGGSKGSAWVKWINNTRHIEEGRLVMFPSIDPVKCFSINSDGEFMAGGGDDMNTYVMPHTSLDQITASLKHSDTVTAVTFLTNRPHILVTGSGTGVVRVWNSEDGRMLQQSENFHRRRVSSLSCHPVSNVVCSGSNDCACAFWPVVGSTAEASTRSSLVPTELLQHHKAPISSVAYHISGAILATGSWEGKVYFIDVQQRHDEATVSEEGIVVKSSNREQSSGKGVRTKRYTTPPYSHCVLETWSPVRALAFVPSMVVTCAAALCNGDICLYDYASATCGARFSLHAGVPITALAFSPDAKWMASADERGSVLITYAGIRGTVLCSLNGHRRAVTTIHFHPQNPLNLYTVSLDGTVRSWSVGEREEQSAYLDHHNQTGAGAATLNGSHAVTVTACAVASDGSFFVTAAADGVALVFTDRRDDRSLFSCLESSDNEEVVFEPQFTLLHDQHRISYICIGLQNTRIMCGTAKGEVFVWDSTPGLNRREGRLLQRIRVAEEGAHPVVYIGCESCRNTLGQEDETNKPLVTYLPCARITAITTSGMVVSWVAQGGDSFVSCLDETQFTNSCTLLPEGELDCQCADGRQPAVAGKKLQRSVLSWVGKPEADSSSKEEQSTSSCFLSSTNSDTEGVPSNGAEEIVCAVPLLRATRSPSRETHEESQQPKAVDTIIGLGESHSFSGDTTTGSCDEYYIVVGRRQCHFLSARLCSVIQLPMFTSQSQYNDCSDDAFSSVACLPAGGVFLCVSNALCVKETRGGGGEYSALFAVSTSCCMIWLLEVTFSPPVADRGKELTAEEEKDAEVLMREYSENTRLSVLHSVAIYGPQGKPTPVDSLNLAVVSPTTVDFSCDHAPEEVDHSDVSSVLLLTAGCRDGSVRIFVVRPFQNPSKGTEGEVDASQYENAGNTGGKSDSIAGKAEGRCVNDNMVWQERGVFFASSSVTAVVTMRKPIYLPTVGPNSCLTVPVTALPKKDEADWGFETNLSSVVHLAGDCLGNVYQLQLKREETKTASKDSRGKHRFKTALHCPLVSADITTVGTPVHGDVMDCSTCKYLPSPSPLTKHYCECANEYGIATDAGNDEEAWRSESRRIMAMFAPSAIPSDKTSQVCEGENKLPTAVSDHELSGETKVTVELPPFERILQKAPSSLSVEEQRAWVKGQQSLLVEAIRVQRCAVKAREVLAEYSQNVLSQVGLQ